DNA sequence from the Anguilla anguilla isolate fAngAng1 chromosome 4, fAngAng1.pri, whole genome shotgun sequence genome:
TTGGGATTGTTCTTTTCATCTCCGCAAGGAGTAAATGTTCTacttgtatatttttatgttttttgctcATTATGATGTATGATTGGCATAAATCCACTGAGCACAAAATCCCTTGATCAAACAAACTAGAAGGGGGAAGGGCATGAATCAGGAGTCGAATAGAAAAAGTCAATGGTCAAGCACGAAATCCAATCAGCGAACAAACCTGAAGGGCTAGATGATGATCGGAAGCGAACAAATAGGGTCACGCAAAGACACGCAAAGCATCACAACCCACAAGTGCCGAGAGAAAATTTCGAAGAGCTAGTCTCCACCGGTGAATGGCAAACAGCAGCTTTTTCAAAACGAGTAACCGGAAACGGAAACGCCAATCTGATCACGTACCGGAAGAACGAAATGTATGCAGCAATGATAAATGTAAAGGCTACACTTATGGCAGAGGTTAGAAAATGGTGATTAACAGTTGTTTGTCATTGTCATACTGTTTCCTTCAGGGTTCAGCACCCAGCAGGCCGAGGTCATTGTCAATGCCCTGATGAGGATCACCAACTCCAACATGGATGTCATCTATCAGGATATGGTCACCAAAGTGCAGCAGGTAAATCCTGCATTTGCCTTTTCTTTACATTTCATCAATTTAGTCGATACTTATCCAGAATTACTTATAAAACAATTTTCCGTTAAACagcctaataataattgtaGAAGTTCTACAAAAAAGGATGAGTATAGTGTACTATTTAGACTAAAACTTTCAGCTTACCCGCAACATTATTCATGGGATATTCTACCTGGCGAAGGATACTTCTGAAGGCAGCATTCTGTGATGTCTTCAACTCTGAAGGCAACATATATACTGCTACCTTGTAAGTCAGTACTTTGTTGAAATGGTATGCAACGTATATGTTACATTCAGGGCAAATGTAAGGGGAACCACAGAACACAAGGTAACCAATTTTCGCTCACTCAGGGTCACCAGGAGACACAGCACCTCCTGgtggacaggaagtgaagtaTCAGGTGTTTGTTGGTCTTTGGCAGGAAATCATGTTGCAgagagtgatgtcacaaattGCAGCAGTAAAAAAGGATATGATAATTCTGGAGAAGAGCGAGTTCTCTGCCTTGCTGACGGAGAATGAGGTGAGGAGTACCAGCTAAGCCACTTGTATCGCAGCCTTTAACTCTCAACACAACCCTTTGTAGCAAAgaagttgcaaaagcaatataAGAGTGTGCAAATGGACATTTATAGGCAAACTAAGAATCTAGTGCTTGGAAAAAGTAGAACTTTTGGCCACAATGTATGGGGTGAACTTTTACATGTTTTCAGCACTTGATGTTTAGCTTGGGTAAATGCTTTCATTTGGTTTGaatattatttgcatttctgaATGGCAAATTTACCAGGATTTAAACTGTAGGTGTACtacttctgtctctctccctagAAAGTCAAGATTGAGCTGTTGCAACTGAAGATGCAACTAGCTGTGAGTAATCAGTTTTCTAGTGATTTCTAGGTAGAAGTTTGTTAATCGTAGCCCCGTTTAAAAgtggaaatatttttacatttataattccgattatgataaaaaaacattcatggtTGCCACAATGTAGTGCATTTTGTCTTCACTGTCTTTTTAATACACTGCCCTCAGATTTTAGCTCCGTAACAGTCAGAATTTAATGtcttttcatgttttcacattttcttctgTTATTGAAATTGTAAGGACCTCCCTTTGTCATTTGCAGGATGTGATGAATAAAGTGCGCTCTGACAACCTTTTGGACATGAATTTGGAGAAGAGTAGAGTAAAGGAAATGGTAAATGGGGAAAATGTGTGGGAGCTGCTGAAAGTGTGGAAAACACAAAGAAAGCTTTGTTGAGCCGTACTTTTCCAAGTGGCAGAACTGCGTCTTTGCTGTGGTGTTAGGAGCGTTAGGAGGTTCTGACAAATGGGGCGTGCTCTCATAGCTTTAGCAAGTTTAAAAGAGAATTCCAAAAATATAGCTCTACACAGTCAAGCCTGAAATGAGGgcatgaaaacacacaacacacacaaaccgctACCAATGTTGTGATCACACACCTCTCTGCAAGCGTAATGAACAGTCATCCATTTTGTACTCACAGCGGGTGCTATTCTTCAGGAAAGCTGTTCTAATGAAGTGTACTCTTTTGAAGACCAGTTCTGAATAGAAAACTGTAATTTCAGAAAGCTGAGAACGAGAGGAGGATTTTGGAATCCCGGACTGAAATGATGGAGATGGTGTGTACTTACAATGCACAGACTGACtgcagtgtattttatttgcatcaAATCTCTCTCTGTGTACTCTTCCCAGTTGTGTACCTTTGcaaatgtgtttataatgtTTTCTTGCCCTATTTGTTACTTTCTGTATAGCCATTAAATTAAGTCTGGTTAATTTTCCCTTCATTATAGCTTTGGACAGAAAAGCCTATGGAAAATCTCTGTTATTGTTACGTTCAATGTATATTACTCTCCTACttagcattattattaaagTACATTCCAAAGCCAGAGGATGCTGCATAAGTCTAtctagataagagtgtctgccataTGGTATAAAGTGAAGTGATAGAGATTAGTTTGTTCCAATTAATGGTTAATTGTATGAAACTACTAAGGGGCTAAGCCAGGACAACaggaatgtattcattttttgtttttatttcttgtgcATCAAATGCATACAACTAAATAGATCATTGCACACAAGTCCCCCTTGTGGACAGTAAAAGGTAGTTCAATTATCACAGCTAATGTGGTTAACCTTTTCACTGGTAGTTAATGTGGGAAAGTAGCACTTTATTACAAAGTGTCAGTTACATACATCTTCAGACATTAGTGTCTTCTGTGTAATGATAGAGATTTGTATTCCCATATTTGTGAAATGACTGGCATAAGTAATTTCTTGCCTTTTTGGTGTGTATTTTCTCACCCCTAGAATTCTGAACAGGAGCGGCATTTGACTCAGACCAACATGAAAATAGACACTGAGGTGGCAGGCCTCAAAACCATGCTGGAGTCACACAAACTTGACACCATCAAGTACTTAGCAGGTAATTTGTCTCGTGCCCAATTAATTATTTAGCAAAATATCACCTCCAGTAGTGCCACCTTTATCACAAATGAGAACCATCAGTACTTTTTCTTATTACCATCACAACAATTTTACAAGGTTTGAAGAGAAATCTGATTAAAATAATGCCTACCGCTGACAATGCTATCGCTAACATCGACAAACTGAATCACTCCCTTAGTGTAAAATagaattttttcatttcagacatggATAGGCATCAGATTTCTCAGAATgagttgtgctgtgttgcaAAAGTTATTTTAACATAAGAAATCACAGATTATACATGTAGTCATGATGGTGGCCAGACCTCGCAGGTTTTTGAATCAATCTCTGTTAAATCCTGATATACAATTTTTCAGGGACAAACAGGGAAAATATGCCAGTACACGTTATTATTACTTGTGTAAAATTTTATAAAGTCATTTGTCAAAACTGAAGGAATTAACGGCAATTTTGTTAACTGTAAGAGGTTTCCTATTTATTAATCACAGTTGTAAGCATGTCCCAATTGCTACAACATCCTCCATTAATTGTGGAGAAAGCCAACTGAAATTGAACCTCCCCAGGTGATTATACTTCACCCACTGGGACTTGTGGCCACATCCTGCACTGGCAGGATCATTATTTGCATCTTGACCCTGTGGTCACAAAAACTAGTGCTTTAGCTAGATCTGCCACCTAGATAACATGGTTCCCAAtgatgttaaataaaataatttgttaaacTCAAGGTATTGTGCTATGAACACTCTctaattttgtacattttcatttcaggttCGGTCTTCACCTGTCTGACAGTGGTTCTGGGATTCTACCGAATCTGGATGTGAAACGGAGTGACAGAATGGATCATCTCAGGGGGGCCCCCCCTAATCTCCATCCATCCACTTTCATTGGCTGTCAGCTTGTTCCACTCTCCAGAAAAGTTTGAGTCACCAAAGGGCCTCGTTGAGCGTTCTGGATTTCAGTCACTAAAGCCCACGGTAGCGGACCACTAAACCACAGGATTTACACAGGTCCTCAGGCAATAACAATAACCACAGTTGGAACTTCAGATTACAGTCTGCAAAAATAGTAGACTATAATGAAATAGTCACTGACTCCATGTCAAATTCATCACTGAAATGAAGTGCATGGAGGCCTGAAATGCCCCTCCTTAATGCCCACGCATAGATTATACTTATCAACCTGAATCACCTAAAATCCTGTGTTTTAATCAAACTAGTCtgttacttgttttttttagggaATTTTAATATActaaacggtgtgtgtgtgtgtgtgtttgtttgtgcgtgtgcatgcgtgcgtgcgtgtatgcgttatcatattgatttttaaagataaatatattaaatgcacTTTATATGTCAAATAATTAAGTTTCTAAATTATGATTTACTTGAGATTACAGAGCATTTATTTTCTGGTAATTGTGTGATTAATTCACAGaattagaacaaaaaaataaggtCATTTGGTCCAGTCTAAAAATTCTCCAATATTAATTGGAGACTGGGTGTTGAATGATATCCAGTTTTGTCCTGGTAATGGGGTTCAATGGCTAAAGAACTTTATCTGTTATCAAAAGATTGCTGGTTCAGATCTCTAATTAAGcactgaggaagagcagtgtATTAAATCAGATTTGGCCCAGCTAAAATATTAAGTTAAGTGCACCAAGCTTGTATAAAATAATTCCCCATGAAGGCTATGGGCTACGTATTATTTTGTTCCAAAACAATTTGCATTAGTATAAAATTGAAGTCAGGAAGGGTAGATTTTGGTCCACCAATTACTATAATTTTTCAGGAAGTTAGTCCCTTCTTTTATGCCAGTGCCATTTCACTTTTGAAGGACCAGAGAACTGTAGTCGTCGTTTGCCTGAGATTTAAATAATACTTTTCGTTCATTGAGTTTGAGCCTTAAGGAGAGGTTGTACATTTACAGTTTTGCTCAGAGCAAGAGTGCAGTCTATCTCTACTACCAATAACCCATAAAAGCGAAGCATTCCATTTTCTGAAAGGCATACTGTTTTCAGGATTAATATATGTGGTATATGTGTGGTATATTTGCAGGATATTCACACACATCATATGGTCCATTTGCTTTGTGCTGTCTTCCTCGGCATATGGGGAAATAATaatggctgtgtctgtgttacaCCAACTTCATGTGTACTGAAATTGTATCATCTGATATCAGATGAGGAATTATATATATAAGGTTGATTACGTTTGGTGTTTCATTAAGGAATACAGGAAGATAGATATACatctgtaatgttttaaaagggTATATACTACCTTGTGATCAGTCAGCTGAAGTGTGGATATGCAGATTAGTCTGGTGTGAAGGCTGGTGGTGTTGAACCAGGAAACATTGCAACCCCCAGCGCACAAATTCCAACAAGACATTTACTCAGATATAGAAAAAAGATCCAAGTCTGTAGCATATCCAACACCACACCaggcttctttttttacaaactgtAGGGGGGCGATGTCGTCTTTGGCATCACACAGATGTGACGATAAATGTAGAGCCCTGTCACACAAAGCCCCCACATCGCACTCTCATGGCACACTCTTGCTTGTATATACATACTTTTTATAGCTCAATGCAATGTTCTAACCACTCATGCCTTAAGGTATAAAAGgacactttaaaaacattttaaacatctgaTTTTTGTAAATGCACTGTTTCTTTTATATCTGTTTGCTgggaacattttgaaattaattgaattaaaatacatatgaatCATTTGAGCCTCTGTTTTTGTCTGCATTTGATTGGGACACAAATATAGAATGATGGGCGTGTGTAACTAACATTACAGTGAGTTGGAGAAAATAAATTCCTGTAGTAATGTGTTTTGAAGcatcaaaaatgtatgtttcaaCCAAAAATTATATTGCCAAGGCTATCTTTGTTAATGTGAAAGTAGGCTGCCCTGTGAATTTTCTGAAACCCCTTAAAATGATCCTCCGCATTAAATTTTAGTATTTTACCTCAACTCACATCTTTATATGGGTATTATTTTTCTCCTGGTTATGTCAAAACATGGCTGAATGAAGATCCAATGAATTTACAGTGAGCGTGGCTGTCTCAAAGTTATGAAACTTGATATCAGCATCTATAGTAGGACCAAGACTCCAGCCCTGAAGGCTTAGCCCTGTCCAAACATATGGTAGCACTGTAGAGAtccaaatataaagaaatattcaaaaattcaCTGCTGATCAGACATCAGTTTTTGTATGTAATGCAAggttttaacattaaaatagaCTGATACACACCAGCGACTTGTTTTTTAGTGGAAGgcaattttattgtattaattataatagattatatttatataaaaattatataattctATCTGAACATAAACTCATTGTCCTCataagaggatttttttttcagttatcgGTTGCTACTAGTTACAGATAGTAaggagaaattaaaaatgcacagaaaaaaatggtcCGAGTCTCAAGAGGATATGGTATTTATAAACATTTGGGATTCAGAGGGATGCCTCCCCGTGAATTAAGCCTATTTCTGGAGCTAGTCTACTGCATTCCAATTTAGTGCAATGTAACATAATGAATGACGTAGGCAAATTGCATTGTCAGCCAGTTTGGCATCTGGCAGCGATACTAATCCCTTACATTTCGTGATTATTGATGAGGGTTTTagctgtgaaatacatttctggAGACATCTTAGTGGTAACCTTTGAGGTACACATCTGTGTGAACCTATTTCTGAATACCATGGCACAGAAATCCAAAAACAGGCCATT
Encoded proteins:
- the mcur1 gene encoding mitochondrial calcium uniporter regulator 1 isoform X2 → MPQDLLVYVARPRYAGRCGLCTVQCWRQFVTVVDNLFRPSKNLRRKYFISSFWPDRTRANSKEMTVSSLVSTGACTSFRRKWRVGCGYIFGSCYNRLWQNKDLYMGMDTAVSFLKRTRSLVRELSTSIKALQYDLKKMDVAKSENRKFFFDTHAVVRLLEDNGFSTQQAEVIVNALMRITNSNMDVIYQDMVTKVQQEIMLQRVMSQIAAVKKDMIILEKSEFSALLTENEKVKIELLQLKMQLADVMNKVRSDNLLDMNLEKSRVKEMNSEQERHLTQTNMKIDTEVAGLKTMLESHKLDTIKYLAGSVFTCLTVVLGFYRIWM
- the mcur1 gene encoding mitochondrial calcium uniporter regulator 1 isoform X1, with translation MPQDLLVYVARPRYAGRCGLCTVQCWRQFVTVVDNLFRPSKNLRRKYFISSFWPDRTRANSKEMTVSSLVSTGACTSFRRKWRVGCGYIFGSCYNRLWQNKDLYMGMDTAVSFLKRTRSLVRELSTSIKALQYDLKKMDVAKSENRKFFFDTHAVVRLLEDNGFSTQQAEVIVNALMRITNSNMDVIYQDMVTKVQQEIMLQRVMSQIAAVKKDMIILEKSEFSALLTENEKVKIELLQLKMQLADVMNKVRSDNLLDMNLEKSRVKEMKAENERRILESRTEMMEMNSEQERHLTQTNMKIDTEVAGLKTMLESHKLDTIKYLAGSVFTCLTVVLGFYRIWM